One segment of Carya illinoinensis cultivar Pawnee chromosome 13, C.illinoinensisPawnee_v1, whole genome shotgun sequence DNA contains the following:
- the LOC122290746 gene encoding laccase-4: MALWIRAVIVMVAVVACLFPASVEGMVRHYKFNVVMKKATRMCSSKPIVTVNGRSPGPTIYAREDDTVLVKVVNHVKYNVSIHWHGIRQLRNGWADGPAYITQCPIQPGQQYVYNFTITGQRGTLWWHAHILWLRATVHGALVILPKRGVPYPFPTPHKEVVVVLGEWWKSDVEAVINEALKSGLAPNVSDAHTINGHPGPLSSCPSQAGSFRLPVNPGKTYMLRIVNAALNEELFFKIAGHKLTVVEVDAVYTKPFKTDTILIAPGQTTNALLTADLRSGKYMVAASPFMDAPIAVDNITATAILHYSGTVASSATILTALPPRNATQIAANFTKSLRSLNSRKYPARVPLKIDRSLLFTVGLGVNPCSTCVNGSRVVADINNVSFVMPTISLLQAHFFNIRGVFTDDFPGNPPIKYNYTGTQPTNFQTKTGTKLYRLVYNSTVQLVLQDTGMITPENHPLHLHGFNFFEVGRGLGNFNPKKDPKKFNLVDPVERNTIGVPSGGWTAIRFRADNPGVWFMHCHLEVHTTWGLKMAFVVDNGKGPDESLLPPPSDLPKC; encoded by the exons ATGGCGCTATGGATCCGAGCTGTTATAGTGATGGTAGCGGTGGTGGCTTGTCTGTTTCCGGCGTCAGTGGAAGGCATGGTCCGACACTACAAATTCAAC GTGGTTATGAAGAAAGCCACGAGAATGTGCTCAAGTAAGCCCATTGTGACAGTGAATGGAAGGTCTCCCGGTCCCACCATTTATGCTAGGGAGGACGATACCGTACTGGTCAAGGTGGTCAACCACGTCAAATACAACGTTAGCATCCACTG GCATGGGATAAGGCAACTTCGGAATGGTTGGGCAGATGGACCAGCGTACATAACACAATGCCCAATTCAACCAGGGCAACAATACGTATACAACTTTACCATCACTGGCCAAAGGGGTACGCTGTGGTGGCATGCTCACATTCTTTGGCTCAGGGCCACTGTCCATGGCGCTTTGGTCATCTTGCCCAAGCGTGGGGTTCCTTACCCTTTTCCCACACCGCACAAGGAAGTCGTTGTTGTATTAG GTGAATGGTGGAAATCAGATGTTGAAGCTGTCATTaatgaagctttaaaatctggctTGGCCCCAAATGTCTCCGATGCTCACACCATCAATGGTCATCCGGGACCTCTCTCAAGCTGCCCTTCTCAGG CAGGCAGCTTTAGATTGCCAGTAAATCCCGGGAAGACATACATGCTACGAATCGTCAATGCTGCACTGAATGAAGAACTTTTCTTCAAGATTGCTGGCCACAAACTCACTGTTGTTGAGGTTGACGCCGTGTACACAAAACCTTTCAAAACCGACACCATTCTCATTGCACCAGGCCAGACCACAAACGCCCTCCTGACCGCTGATCTTCGAAGCGGCAAGTACATGGTTGCAGCCTCGCCTTTCATGGACGCACCCATTGCAGTAGACAACATCACTGCCACTGCCATATTACACTACTCGGGAACTGTAGCCTCTTCCGCCACCATTCTCACTGCCCTACCTCCCCGAAACGCCACACAAATAGCTGCGAACTTCACCAAATCCCTCCGAAGCCTGAACTCGAGAAAGTATCCCGCTAGAGTCCCCTTGAAAATCGATCGTTCCCTGCTATTCACCGTCGGACTCGGTGTAAACCCCTGCTCTACTTGTGTGAATGGCAGCCGCGTGGTGGCGGATATCAACAACGTTTCGTTTGTGATGCCCACCATCTCCCTTCTCCAAGCTCACTTCTTCAACATTAGGGGTGTTTTCACTGATGATTTCCCTGGAAACCCACCAATAAAGTATAACTATACCGGCACGCAACCGACGAATTTCCAGACCAAGACAGGGACAAAGCTTTATAGACTTGTTTACAACTCAACGGTACAGCTAGTTTTGCAAGACACTGGGATGATAACCCCTGAAAACCATCCTCTCCATCTGCATGGTTTCAATTTCTTCGAGGTTGGAAGGGGACTGGGTAACTTTAATCCGAAGAAAGATCCGAAAAAATTCAATCTTGTTGACCCTGTGGAGAGGAACACCATTGGAGTACCTTCTGGTGGATGGACCGCTATTAGATTCAGGGCAGATAACCCAG gGGTTTGGTTTATGCATTGCCATTTGGAAGTGCACACGACATGGGGGCTGAAGATGGCATTTGTTGTGGACAACGGAAAAGGCCCTGATGAATCTCTTCTACCTCCTCCAAGTGACCTTCCCAAGTGCTAG